A segment of the Aerosakkonema funiforme FACHB-1375 genome:
ACTTCAGCTTTGCTCAACTTTTATCTATCGAGTCGATCGCGTCAGTAAAACTTTACTCTTAGGAGTTTAGACATCGCACCTGCGGTGCGATAGTCTAAACTCCAGTTCTTTAGCCCAGAAATGCAAGAGTTCGTCTTGCCTTATGAGGCAGTAAGGCAGGCAAGCGATCCAGACGCAATGGTGCTAAGTTTTTTGCAAAGCACTTATGAAGCAGCAGCGAATTTAGGGCATTGGGAGCGGGCGGCGTTGGATTACAATCCAGTAATGAAGAGTTAGTTTTTCTGTTCTAGAAAGCGAATCTGGTGGGAGTTGCATCCACCAGAATTAATTTTTTGACCCTAAGTCAAACCAATTCAAAATTCAAAATTATTAATTCAAAATTACAATCAGTGGAGCTTCTGACCCACCACTGATTGTAGACCACTGAATTTTGATTCAGTGGGAGCCTGTACTCGGAATTAATTAATTTAAAATCAATTTTCTTATTAATTTTGAATTTTGAATTCAAAAAAGGTCAAGTTTTGGCAATTAAGCCAAACATAAAGCATCTATCGATACTAAATTTATGAAGCAATTGCCGATAAACCGAATCTTAAAAATAGATTCGACTGTCGTCGCTTCAGTTGTGAAGTAAAGCTAGGAGCGCCAATCATGGCTAAAGTTAAAACTCAAACACCAATGCAAAAGCAATTCGCAGAAAGCTATGAAGAACAACGTAAAGAAATGTTTCTTCATGTCGCACGCGAACTGACAGGTCGTGCCAAGCAACGACAATTACCAAAAGGTAAAGCATTGGATTGGGAGAAGTTTAACGAGTATTTCAACAACTTCTATGCCGAACATACGGCTGATGAAATACTTGATGAACTTCTGAGCAACTGCTATTGGCTTGCATCCGAACAAGCCATAATCGAATTGCACTTCCGTTACGTGCAAGATGCAGTAAAAGCATCCAAACGTAATGCTAAAGATGAAGACGATGATGATAATGACGACTTCATCAAATAAAGCTCAACTCGATTAATCAAAAAGCCGCTTTAAGCGGTTTTTCTTTGACCCCCCACCCACCCAGTCAACGAGAAACAGCTAACGCTGTTAGTACGAAAAGTGCAAATGGTTCAAGTGATGAATTTTATGCTAAGTGCGCTCCTACAATTCTACGCTCTGAAATCTTACGTTTCTGCAATCCTATGCTCCTACAATTCTACGCTTCTGCGCTCTGGAATCCGACGTTCCTGCAATCCTATGCTCCTACGATCGATTTGAATCCCCTTGATTTAATCTTTCAAACTACATTGTCTAAAACGAATTCAGCGACTTCATTGTTTACTAATTAAACAGGCGACTATTGTCGCTTTTGTGATGAAGTAAACTTGGTAAAAACCATGCAAACTGTTAACTTCATCGGCTACGAATGCGAAATCAAAGTTAGTCGCTACGATCGTGGCACATCTCCTTGTCTGCGTTTAGTAAATACCGAAGGAATGCCTGTAGCAACAGCCACTATCAATGTGCCTGAACTTCAATTACCGCCTGATTTTGTTGTCATAAAAAATTATGCGGAAAATGAAGGAATTTTGCCAGCACTGGTAGCTGCTCAAATTGTACATCCAACTGGGCAAACAGTGCCAGTCGGTCACTGCATTGGCTATATCTGTCAACTAGCTCCTGAAGTATTAGCACAACTGCCATCTGTTGAACTTAATAATATTAAGCTTTAAAACCTTTTGGCAAAAAGATAAAAACTCCGCACGACTGCGGAGTTTTTTATGCAGATGCTACTAGCAGTAAAAATGATGATTTGGCTAGCGCCGCACTTAATAAGTAGCTTTTATCTGCTTAAACAGCGAATGACATCGATAATGTTTACCGATAAAGCTGATTAAAAATCAATTGTTATTAGGAGACATACCAATGATGACTTTTAACGATCGCCCCATCGAATTAACAACATTTGAGACAAATTATTTGCTGTCTTCAACTGGTTTTCTCATTCGTCCAGTGCAACCACGACCACTAGGTAAATCTAAGGAATCTCCTCTTGATGGTCAATGGTTAGCCAAACCATTTATGATTGACAACATTCCGTTACTGCTGCCTAGTATTGCGGATCTTCCAATCGAATGCCCTTGGGGTAAAGTAGGAGAAATCTTACACATATCCGCTCCATTAGTTAAGCTAATTATCGCTAGTATTGAAGTCGAACAACTTAGCAATATATCAGAAGAAATTGCTCGGATGACTGGGATATCCCCTCTGCATAATACGACTTCATATCAAGCTGCTATTCAGGTTTACCTACTCCAAAGGTGGCTTGATCTGAAAACTGATTCTTGGGTTTGGGTGATTCAAACTATACCTGCTTAGTTTTGAATTAGCGATCGTACTTAAGAATTTGAAACTAGCAAGTACCAATTCAGTTGCTTTGCTGCCAATACTTCTAAAGGGTCAACTCCAAGGTTTTAAGTTAAGGGCAGATTTAATTTCTAGCGGCGATCGCCGCTACCCTAAAAAAGATTGAGTGAACGCAAATGTATCAAGAATTGCAAGATTTACTGACTTTCGCAATCGAAGCGGTAGCCATTATAGGGTATGGTGGCATCTTCGCTCACTACATTTTCACCACCGCTTTTGCTAAAAAGCCAGCATCGGTATCATCTGAAACCATACCAACTGTATCTACCAACGAAACAGGGCAACAAACAAAAACAGAAAAAACAGATGCTACAGACACAACAGACATAAGCTCTACAAAGATCGCAACAGAAACACTGGACACAAGTAGTACAAATACCAATTGTACTACTCTTGACTTGCCAGAATTAGGTCAAATTGAGAAACTTACACTTCGCCAATGCCGTGCAGTTATTCGCTCACTTAATACTACACTGCCAAAAAGCGATCGCATTAGACTTAAAATTAACGGTAAGGATGCGCCAACATCTTGGTTGCGATCGCAAATTAGGAAACATTTAGAAGATAAGCAAGACCAAATTGCACCAATAATTGACCAAATGCAAGCAAGCTAGTTAAAACGGCGAGTGCCAGAATCTGAGTGTAATTATTGCCTATTCCAGCATGATTAACATCCGAAGATACAATTCCAAACTACTCAACAAACCTGGTGTTTTGTACTGTGGTCGAGGTCGTACTATTGAAGACCTCGGCCTCGGTAATCCCTTCAGTCATAAACCAGGAATAGCAAGATTTCGAGTTAAAACATTAGCAGAATCTCTTGACTGTTACCAAGCTTGGCTGCATAAATTGCTAAAAGCGTACCAGAAACAACAAACTCGCAAATTGGAAGGTTGGGAGAGAGCTTATTTGAGGCGAGTTATTAAGCTGGCTAAAGACATTGACGATGGTGTAGTAACTGACTTAATGTGTTTTTGCATTGACTTAGAAAATTATCAACCAGATGATTCAAAACCATACAAGTGTCATACCCAAATATTGTATGAAATAGCGCTGAAAATTCAATAGATAGATACCAATCAGTCAACAAAACTCTCGGTGTAAAACTGAGAGTTTTTTAACCCCTAGCGGGTTAGTAGCCGAAAAGAAGCTGTGGCTAAAAGGTAAAGGCAGCCTCATTAAGACGATGGCTTTTTGAGGGTTCGATTCCCTCCAGCTTCACTTATTTTCATGCTAAAGTTACTGAAAATACCTGCATGATAGCTATATTTAATTAGCGCTAAATTGCCTTTCTTTTGGAGAACGAGTCCACAAAGTACAAAATCCTCCCTTGGAAGCTTTTCCTTCAACTGTTAAAGTTACTCCCAAACGGCTAACTTCAGTTTCACATAGCTTTTTGCCATTCTTTTCGCTCAACAGTGCTTGATTCCAACTCATAAACTGACGAGCGTATTTCCCTTCATTACTCATTGCCCAGCGAATAGTATCGACATTCTTTTGAGCAAATTGACCCTCATTGCTTAATCCCCATTCTAATGCAGATGCTTCTTTCAATGTTAACTGTCGGAGTCCAGTTGGGTCGAGTTCTGGTGATGGAGTAAAGCGGGGAATTGCTAATCCTACAAATACGCCAATTGCAATTGCACCAAACACTACACCACTGCCAAAAATCACCGACCAAATATCGTGAGCTACTTTTTCTAATGCAGCTTGTCGCACTAAGGTTTTAACTGAATTGGAGATATTGCGGCTTTGTACTTTAATTGCTGCTTTACTCTGACGTTCTAGAACTTCTCGACTTGACTGCGCCCAATTATCAACAAACTGTTGTACTTGCTCTATTTCTTGGCTGATAATTGCTTGAGAATCTTTCAAGTCCGATCGCCATTTAGATTGCCACTCTTTAAAGAAGTTGTCAATCTCATCTGGTTTCTGCTCTAACAGTAGTTCTAGCTGACCTGTAGCCAGTAAAATAATTAAAAGGGGGTCATTTTTATCTAGACCGTATCGGTAAGCTGTGTTGATCACATTAGCGCGGAATTCGGGATCTTTCCCTTTCAGCACTTGACTGATTAATGATTCGGTATTTCGCTCGTATTTTGGTGGGGCAGATAGAGGTGATTCATTCTGCGATCGCTTTGTTTTCAGTTCATCATCAATGGCTTCCCAAAACTCTTGTTTGTGAGGAAAGTTGCGCTCTATTTCTGGTATTGTATCTTCAGTTTCAGCTAATTCAGATCTACCTAATTCTTCGTTAAATTCGTCTGATTCTAAAATGTCATCATATTGCATTGTATTAGCTCCCAAACAAGGTTATAATAAGTACACCGCAGATTGAATAACAATCTGGGTGTTTTGGTAATCAACTGCATTGATAGACATCAAGTAACAGTTTTATCTGGTTGTTTTGCTAAAGGTGGAATAGCATCTAGATTAGGTTGAATCAAGCGATTTGGTGCATCATTAAATAAACCAACATTTTCGATTAGACTGTAGGATTCTTCGAGAAAAGTGTGCAGGCGTTGTTGACTAATCAAATAAAAGTCTGGATGGTTCATCGCTTGAGAGAAAGACAATCGCTTCGTTTCGATAAATTTCTTTTCTTTAGCACTGAGTTTTGGAAAGTCTATGACAGGGATTTGGTGTTTGCTAATCAGTTGTAAGATATCGTTATGGCCTTGCATATGTGACCAATCTTTACAAACACCAAAGTTACGTACTAAAACGTGCTTTAATTGACCTTCAAAACAATTGAAGGAGTCCATAAACATTTTGATGCTGTCAGGCGTACCGCTACATAAGAACCACTTGCAGATATCAACTCCTGACTTTTCTAGAAAGTCGGGGGAAACTAAGCCAGCTTCATCAATCCATTTGTTGATAATGCCATAAGCACGAGCGGGTAAATTGACGATGACTGGAGTTTCTAAGGCAGTTTCAAAAATGATATCGATGTCGAAGAAGTTTTCTTCATCTTCGACTAAGGCAACTACTTGCGCTTCATGTTCGGGATAGCGTTGCTGCACGTCAGCATTTTTGGAATCTCCATCGATTAGCGTGTAAAGGAGGTCGTACTTTTGATTGTATTCGACTAGCACGCAAGTAAACATCGATTTGCCGATTCCCCCTTTTTCCCCGTCTACTAAATGAATTCTGTTTGGCATATATCTCCTAGTGCTAACTAAATGTGGGGCCGAGCATTGCTGGATCGAAATTTGCTAAGTTAAATTCAGTTGACTGTAATTCTACATCTGGTTTATTTAGTTGATATGATTCAACTGATTTAACTGCTAGTTCGTCTGGTTTATCGAATCGTTCAAATGATGATGGTACAGTAGGTGAAACGCAACTAACTGATTCGGCGACAGCTTGAGGCATACCTTTAAAAGGAACTAAGCCCGAATAGACACCGGGAGCGATCGCACCTAGCTCAGCGCAATCGAAACCAGCATCATGGCAAACTTCGTCTATCTGTCTGATGAAGAAATTTATACACTCTCGTCTCAGGTACTCTAGTTGTTCCTTTGAGTGTGTTTCGGCATTGCGATAAGCAGCTAGTAACCACCGAGCGCGAACTAATGGCAAAATCATTTCTTTGAAACTGAAAAAAGGATGATTTTGTAAGTAGGAAAACAGCAAAGCTTCGTCTGAGTCTGGTAAATATTGACAACGCAAACTAATTTCTTTGTAGCGCTTTCTAGGCATTTTTATTTGCTCCCATTTAAACTAGGTTCGCTGCTTTCTTTTTTCTTAACTGCTCCCCGGTAAGGCCCAGATAATAATGAAGCAGCATCCAATTTGCTTGTAGCTTTTGTTTCAGTAACAGCGAGCGTTTCTGTATCAGCTTGAATGGCATTTAACTCAATAGATACTTGTGTCGATGTTTCTGCATTATCCTGGGGTGATTCAGCTTCAGTGGATTGTGTAAGATGAGTGAGTAGTTGCTCAAATTGAGATTTGAAATAGACGAACAAACCGTAAGCATCTGCTAAACGATGTCCTAATCCATTTGGATCTAATTCTGGTGGTACTACAATGCCTGCGTGCCAAGATTGAGCGTAACGGGAATAGTGAGAACGTAACTCAGGTTTGAGGTATTCTGCTGTACCACCGCAAAAGACGATTTCATCAGTGTCGGGGGGTAGCACTTCATCGAACCAATGAGTTAACATCCTTGCATAGTCAGAACGAGATTGCTTCACGGCGGCAATCAATTCATCTACTTCTCGTTCCCTAGCAGCTTCTTCTCGATTGCGTGCGATGCGATAAAAGTAAGGACGGTTGTATCGATCGCCTGAAATAGCGATCGCTTCTGCTAGCCGAGCCAGATCGTAGTTAGAGGTGCGCTCTTGCACGAGTTCGACCATTCGCACCATGCCTAAGTCTGAGGTTTTGCCTTTACCGACAGCACCTCTAGCTGCTATGACTAGAGAGGCATTGCGAAATCCCACCATTGCAAAGGCTGTCACCCTGGTTTTGAAAGCGGCTCCGAGTTTGCTATTGTGAACGATAGAAATACCGCCACCTTCTTGCAAAGCTTGGGTTTTATCGAGTTTGACTGAGAATCTGCCTGTGGGGGTTTCAAAAGAAGCAGCGGCGTGACTTAAATAGCTCAAAAAATTGTTTGGAGTCGTTAAACTCACCTGGGGGTAGGAAGACTGCGATCGCTATACTGAAGTGGTGGCCTAAGTCTAATTTTTGCGAGATTACCCATAAAGCTGCTAAGGCTTTGTACAGGGCGCTGCTGTATTTGAGGCCATTTAAGCCGATGTGTGCATTGAATTGGGATGCGGCTAAGTAACCGACTGCTCGGCAATCATTGTTGATGGCAACCCAAGCGATGTTTTCGGGAGAGGTGGAATTTAAGTTGGGCAGGGTGTAGGCATTGGCTGTATCTCGGCTTACTGGCCCTACTTGGGATTCCATGATGAAGGAATTGGTTTGGCTCTTGTGTGACTCAAAGTAAAAGACTCGAGTGGATAAGCCGCCAAAATCCATTACTGCTATGGCATCTGGGACGGCAACTTTTTTTGGTCTAGCCATAAGGTGGTATCTGTTTACTGCTGCCTTGATGCTAGGAGTAGCAGATGGGGATAGACTTCACCTTTATTGGTATTTTGAGTTAGTTAAAACGGTCTCCTCTGGTTGGAGGGGTATCTTTATTGATATTTTAATCTACTTAAATTGTCTGTTTGCGATCGCTTATTCAACTCTCTACATTTTTGGCGAACTATCTCAAGATTCAAGCAATAGTTTTGAGACTAACCTCAGATCTGTCGCCCCCAAAATTTTAATGTATTTTCCCGCTGCAACTCGATTCGAGGAGTATAATTGTTGAGTATAGATCGCCAATGCGATTGATTTAAATAGGTAAACCTTATGCCAGATGTTAGCGAATTATTACAAGCTCTATCAGATCTTAATGAAGAGGAACTGGAAGCGCGATTGGGAATGCGTGCTCAAACTATTGGAGAGGATCTAAAGAAAGGAGACACCCGCTCAGCTTCGGTAGATTCGCTTGAGATTGATACGGCTGTACCAAGAGGGGCTTTGGATGATGCTCTAGCAGCAGGTCAGCGTCTGTTCAATTGGATTAGCCCAGCAGCCTACAATCTGCTGTGTACTCCTTTAGGGGGCGATACTGCTGATGAAACTATGAAAGAATTGGTAAAGTTATTGGATGAGGATTTGGAGAAAAATATTGCTAAAGCCGCTGGGATGTTAGCTCCGTTTTTGGTCTCTAGTTTGGGATTAGCTCCTGCGATCGCAGCCGTTGTTGCTACTCTAATTATTAAACGGACATCAAAGCAAGGAGGTAAGCTTATTTGCGACAGATGGAAGAATACTTTGCCAACAACTGATCCTACCGTAACTTCTGAATCTAGTTTTGGAGCATAAAATATTTGTTTTCCTTAAACTCTAATAAAGAGTAAGTTTTGCCAATTAGCTGTGATAGCGATCGCCTTTGTGTTGCTGAAGGCGATCGCTCAACCGTCTAAAATTCCAGTAACTTCAGCGCGATTGCCTCCCTTCTTTAGCTGACAAGCGTGTAAACTGCCTGTACTTCATTGCATAAACTGAGATATCTTCCTTGCTCCAGACATATTTTCGGCAAGTTTCACAAGCAGCAATTGCAATCTTGCGCTGTTCTATATCTTCAATTGATTCAGAATTTGTAAAGACGGGGTGGTAGCGGAGGCGATCGCAGCAGACATCTAACAAAGTTTTCCATTGACTCCGCAACAAACGGACAGAACGATCGCTACAACCACTAACAATGTATTGGCTATCTGGACTGACAGCAACAGAAGTCACTTTAACATAATCGTATCCATAACCTTTGCCAAAAGCTTATTGACTTGCAGGAACACCACCGCACAGATCCCTATCATTGTCGCTGACATTGGGATTATTCTGCAAGTAGGGACGCACCCAGTTACAACCGCGCTCGTATAAATCGTCAAAATCGAAATTCCACAAAATTATTGTGTTGTCAGCGCTTGCAGAAGCCAAAGTCTTGCCATCAGGACTAAAGGCGATGCTATTGACCATATCATTATGCCCGGTGAGGGTAGTAATCAGTTTTTTGGTTTGCAAGTTCCACAGTTTGATGGTCTTGTCACCGCTTGCAGAAGCCAAAGTCTGGCCATCGGGACTAAATGCGACGCTATAGACTTCACGGCTATGCCCTCTGAGGGTAGCGATCGCTTGTCGGGTTTGCAAGTTCCACAGTTTGATAGTCATATCCCAGCTAGCAGAAGCTAATGTCTGACCATCGGGGCTTATGGCTATACCCTCGACCCAATTGCTATGTCCGGTGAGAGTTTTAATGGCTTGTCGGGTTTGCAGGTTCCACAGTTTGATGGTGTTGTCATTGCTTGCAGAAGCCAAAGTCTTGCCATCGGGACTAAAGGCGACGCTATTGACCAAATCCTCATGCTCGGTAAGGTTAGCGATCGCTTCTTTGGTTTGCAGGTTCCACAGTATGATGATGCCCCAGCCAGTAGAAGCCAAAGTCTTGTTATCGGGGCTAAAAGC
Coding sequences within it:
- a CDS encoding DUF6753 family protein, yielding MQYDDILESDEFNEELGRSELAETEDTIPEIERNFPHKQEFWEAIDDELKTKRSQNESPLSAPPKYERNTESLISQVLKGKDPEFRANVINTAYRYGLDKNDPLLIILLATGQLELLLEQKPDEIDNFFKEWQSKWRSDLKDSQAIISQEIEQVQQFVDNWAQSSREVLERQSKAAIKVQSRNISNSVKTLVRQAALEKVAHDIWSVIFGSGVVFGAIAIGVFVGLAIPRFTPSPELDPTGLRQLTLKEASALEWGLSNEGQFAQKNVDTIRWAMSNEGKYARQFMSWNQALLSEKNGKKLCETEVSRLGVTLTVEGKASKGGFCTLWTRSPKERQFSAN
- a CDS encoding P-loop NTPase family protein: MPNRIHLVDGEKGGIGKSMFTCVLVEYNQKYDLLYTLIDGDSKNADVQQRYPEHEAQVVALVEDEENFFDIDIIFETALETPVIVNLPARAYGIINKWIDEAGLVSPDFLEKSGVDICKWFLCSGTPDSIKMFMDSFNCFEGQLKHVLVRNFGVCKDWSHMQGHNDILQLISKHQIPVIDFPKLSAKEKKFIETKRLSFSQAMNHPDFYLISQQRLHTFLEESYSLIENVGLFNDAPNRLIQPNLDAIPPLAKQPDKTVT
- a CDS encoding acetate and sugar kinases/Hsc70/actin family protein, which produces MSYLSHAAASFETPTGRFSVKLDKTQALQEGGGISIVHNSKLGAAFKTRVTAFAMVGFRNASLVIAARGAVGKGKTSDLGMVRMVELVQERTSNYDLARLAEAIAISGDRYNRPYFYRIARNREEAAREREVDELIAAVKQSRSDYARMLTHWFDEVLPPDTDEIVFCGGTAEYLKPELRSHYSRYAQSWHAGIVVPPELDPNGLGHRLADAYGLFVYFKSQFEQLLTHLTQSTEAESPQDNAETSTQVSIELNAIQADTETLAVTETKATSKLDAASLLSGPYRGAVKKKESSEPSLNGSK
- a CDS encoding acetate and sugar kinases/Hsc70/actin family protein; protein product: MARPKKVAVPDAIAVMDFGGLSTRVFYFESHKSQTNSFIMESQVGPVSRDTANAYTLPNLNSTSPENIAWVAINNDCRAVGYLAASQFNAHIGLNGLKYSSALYKALAALWVISQKLDLGHHFSIAIAVFLPPGEFNDSKQFFELFKSRRCFF
- a CDS encoding WD40 repeat domain-containing protein, whose product is MTSVAVSPDSQYIVSGCSDRSVRLLRSQWKTLLDVCCDRLRYHPVFTNSESIEDIEQRKIAIAACETCRKYVWSKEDISVYAMKYRQFTRLSAKEGRQSR